The DNA sequence ACCCTCTCGGTCGCCGTTCTGATCATCCACCTTTTTCAATTCACGCCAGAGATGGGGCTACAGGTCTGGCGGCCGGTACAGAGGACGGCATTATCGGCACCCGAGAAATCGGTGATTAGGATGCCATCAAAAGCCTCTTTGAAAAATTTCGACAAGGCGGGCGATTCCCGTAATCGGTCAATCATATAAATTGGCATGTTCCGGTGATCACAACGAAGCATGAAAACCGAACCGTGGTAGCTGCTTACAATAATGCTTTTGCTGCTCACCGCCCACTGCCCACTGCTCACTGTTTGCATCTAGGAAGACAGATGGATAATCTTTTTTCAGATCGCATCGCTGATGTGCCCAGGTCGTTTATTCGGGAAATCCTCAAAGTGGCGATAGACCCATCGGTGATCTCCTTTGCCGGGGGTTTGCCAAACCGGAATCTCTTCCCGGTGGCGGAGCTGCGGGCGGCAGCTAACCGGGTATTTGATACCGTGGGCCAGGAAGCGCTGCAGTATGCCAATTCCGAAGGCTTGCTAGGATTGCGGGAATATATTTCCCACAGATACCGTGAAAAGCAAGGTCTGGAAATTTCACCCGACAACATTCTCATCACTAACGGCTCCCAGCAAGGCTTGGATCTTCTGGGCAAAACCTTCTTAAATCGAGGCGATGACGTGATCATCGAAGAGCCCGGTTATTTAGGGGCGATTCAAGCCTTGTCCCTCTACCGGGCCCGCTTTCATCCAGTGCCCATCACGGACGACGGCATGGCGATGGACCGTCTCCGCGAGGTCTTAGCCACCAGGAAGCCGAAGCTGATGTATCTGGTGCCCAACTTCCAGAACCCCGCGGGCATTACTTATACGGACCAGAACCGGGAGGCTGTGGCGGAATTGGTGCAAGGCCGGAATATTCTATTGGTTGAAGACGATCCCTACCGCGAGCTGCGCTTCACCGGAACTCACCAGACATCTTTCCGGAAGCTGCTGCCGGACCAGGCGATACTGCTAGGGTCGTTCTCGAAGATCATCGCCCCGGGTCTGCGTTTGGGTTGGGTGGCAGCTCCGGCCCGCATCATGCCCAAGCTGATCGTGGCCAAACAGGCCTCGGATTTACACAGCAATCATTTCGCCCAAAGGCTTATCTGGCAGTACCTGGCCGACAACGATATTGACAGCCACATCAGGACCATTGTGCAAGTTTATAGCCGGCAGCAGCAGTCCATGGTCAGGGGTATCAAAACCTACCTGCCGGCAACGGTGGGGCATACCCATCCCGCGGGCGGCATGTTTATCTGGCTGACCCTGCCGCAGGGGATTTCCTCGAAACGACTTTTCGATCTGGCCATTCAAGACAAAGTTGCCTTCGTGCCCGGCAGCCCCTTCTATGTAGATCGGCTGGAGACCGATACTTTGAGGCTCAATTTTTCCTGTGTCGATGAAGAAACCATTGGTATAGGCATGCAGCGCCTCGGTCGCGCGGTGGAGAAGTTGCTCGAACAGGTTAATGGTTAATAAGTTCTGAGCTGATAGAAAAAAATTCCGCACCGGCTGGAAGCCCGTGCCGCCAGCAGATGATTTTCCCGGTTCGCGGGTGGCCGATAGGCAATGGCAATTACCTGCCAATCCAAAGAAGTTCCACATTTACCTTAGCGGCTGCAACCCGGAGTTCAGGATCGCCGGTAACTAAACACGCCCCTAATTCCTGAGCCAATCCCAAACCGAAAGCATCCGCGTAGGCTAAACCGCCTCCCGCTTTGATCCCAGCGGCGGCTTTGACTCTCGGCCACGTTGCTTCAGCGATGACAAGTCTATCTTCCTGTCTGACGGCGTGCCCTAATTCCGCCGCGGCATCTTTACCCTGCCGGCGCAAGACAATGTAGTAGGCCTCTCCCAGATTAATTATACTTAGGTAGGGTTCCGCTTTTTCATTTAGGATAATAGCGGCTACCGCCTGTGCCCCCGGTTCATCCTCAACGAGTGCGAGAATGGCATAGCTGTCCAGAACATACTTTCGGGCGCTCATCGCTGCTCTCGCTCCCTATCGACGGTGCGTTCCTGGAGCAGGAGATCCGTGAGTTTCTCATCCCCCGCACCCTTCAATTTCCCCCGAAGGGCCAACAGCGGGTGCCTGGGCAAAGGACGCAAGATGATTGCTCCGTCAGATTCCTCCACCGCCAGACGGTCCCCCTTTTGTAAACCAAATCTCTGCCGTAAAGAGGAAGGAATACATATCTGCCCTTTTTCAGATATTACTACTTTCCGCATTTTTCTACCTTATATAATTATCTACTAGATTAAATGTATTATAGATAATTATAGTAGTATAAAAGAATAGAGTAAAGAGATATCTTATTGTCGCGCTAGCTGAAGCGGAGAAGGCCCTAAATACCCTCATCCAAACCATCATCACTACCCTGCAGGCAGGCGGTCGGCTGTCCTTACCGGGATTCGGCGTATTCTCACTGAGCAAACGCCCGGCGCAGAGCGGCTTGGGAAGCATGACACCTTTGACCCTTCAACCGATCCCTCACCCCTCATTTTTTCTTAACCAGTGACATCACAAGTTTTTCGCACCAGAAAGATGAGCAGTACTGTTCCTACCGCAGAAAACAAGGAATATGCAAAAGTCGCCGCCAGGGCAGGGGTGCCGGGAAAGTTGCCCGAGGCAATCACCAGGGCAACGGAGGCGTTGCGGATCGTGGTGTTAAACATGACAGCTTTTCGTTTTCCCTTCCCCGGGCCTCCCAGCCACCACCCAGCTATGGCGCTGGCGGCAAAAAGGGCGGGGATGCCGATGGCGGCCTTAATCCCGAAGATCTTGAGCGTTTTGTACTCCGTCGCGACTACTAGCACGCACACCGCCAGCATAAGAAATTTGTTGATCATCTTGACAGGAGCCAGAACCTTTCCAGCGCAGCCGGGTGTCAGGCTGTTGACCGTTAGGCCCATGCCCAGGGGCAGGAACTGCCCCACGAAAATAGGCGTGACTATCTGGACGTAATCAATTTCGATCTTCTGGCTTTTTGTCAGAAACCCCATGAGCAGGCTGAGGACGGCTGGCGAGATTAGAGGGGTCAAGAAGGCCAGGAGGACCATGAGACCGATGGCAAAGGGAACGTCTCCCCGGGCGAAACCGGTGAAGGCCGGTCCCATGGGGGCCCCCGAAAAACAGATGGCGATAAGAAATCCGACGGATAAGAGAGACTCGGCCTTAAACAGCAGTAGGAGTCCGAAACCGAATAACGGCACGAGGCACAAATTGACCACCAGCCCCCGCATCAAGACTCTGGCCTCCTGGCAGGATGCCAATATCTGGGTCACGGTGACGGACAACCCGACCTGAAACATCAGACAAATAAGCCAGATAAATATAAGCAGGTGGGCTAATTGAGCCAGATGCACGCCACAACCCCTCTTCGGTTCAGAGGTTTTTACCTTTCCAATTTCTTTTGGCCCCAGTCCTGCATATCCTGAGCAATCAAATCCCTGTCCGCCTCCGACCGTGCCACCAGGGCAATCGCCTCTCCGGGACAGGTGATGACACAGACGCCGCAGCCGATGCATCTATTGTCAATGACCTGGTAGACTCCTTCCCCCTCTTCGATAGCATCCATGGGACACCGTTCATCCCTGCATACCCCGCAAGCCTGGCAACTGTCGGGGTCAATGTGGGCGACATAGTTGCTTTTTGCCAGGACAAAAGGAGAGTGGTATTCTTTTAAACTGCGTATCAGGCCGCAACAACAGGAGCAGCAATTGCACAGAAACCCCGCCGGTAAGTCCTTTACATTGTGGGTGGTATGCACCAGGCCCTCATTCTCGGCTTCGATGGCGATTTTCAGAGCATCTTCTCGGGTGATAATATCACCGTCCAGCTTGAAATAGGCATAGGCGTCAGCCTCCATGGAAAACTGCAGGCAGGTCTTGGTGGCATGATGGCATTGTTTGCCTAATAATGCCTGTTCCCTGCGGCAGATGCAATCCTGGACTCGGAAAGATTTCGCCCTGTCGATAATCTGGCGGATGTCCTCATGGGGCAAAAGAACGAGTTCCGGGGAGATGGCCCCGTGCGCAGGAATGACCCTGGCGACATGAGGCGGATGCCCCCCCGCAACCTGGCTGAGCATGGGCAGGTATTCTTCAAAGAGATGGACCAGTTCATGGGTGAGCCGGCTCTGCCGCTGCTGCTCGTAAATGCCGATGACAAAGGGCATGAGACGATACATCTGATGCCCCCCCATCTTAAAGGAACCGATCTGGCCCTTAATTGCCATTTCATCCAGACGCGTCCGGGTTTCGGCTACGGGTTGTTCCAGGCGCCGGGCGATGTCCTCCGCGGTCTCGAAACGAGGAGTCAACTTCAAGGCCATTGCCGCATCTTCCTCATCGAAGATGTGCCTCAGGATTCTCAGTTCAACGCCGCTCTCCGTGTGCGGGAAGCCTTGCGGCAGTTCGTCCAATTTTCGTGCGAGACGCTCAAAAATATCCATACAACGCTCCTTTTACACAGGTCGGCCAATATCATCAGAGCCACCGTGACGGCTCGAATCTGCCGGTGATTGCAGCATTCACCACATCCCGGCGGGTGCCCAGCCAGTTTTTCGGCCAGCCGATTCCGGACATGAGCCTGGCCACTTTAAGGCTGTCCGTGGCATAGACCAGGGATTCGGCCGCGCTGGCGTCACGAATGATCATCCCGGGACAGCAGGAATGAACTACCCTGGCCCCGCTCTTTTCAATCCTGGCGAGCAGCCCCGCCTTTTTAGCTGCGCTGTAGAAGACGTAATCCGTATAGAGCCATAGCCTTTTTTTGACCGTGCGGCCATCCAGCAATTCGGCCAGTCCGGCGAGCTCCTGGAAGGTCAGAAAAGGACAGCCGATCACCCCGACATCAATGTCCTGCCGATCCGTCTGGCGAGTGTTGTGGAACAATTCTCTTATCTCCTGTTTGCCGATGCTGATGCGTTCCACATCTTTGGGAATCGGGCCGCCAAAGGCTTCCTCCATGGTCCGGGCTTCCGGAGTAACGCCGACAATATGCATCATCGGGTAGGTCAAAGCCGGGGAAACGCAGGCGCAAAAGGCCTTGCCTTGTTCGTTGCTCAGATGATTTAGACCCAGCACCACTGGGACGCGATCCACGGCGCGAAAGCCGATGGCCCCGCCCAAGGCGACATAATCGCCCACGTCCTGCAACTCCGGAAGCAGGTCGGGGGCTACCTCAAAAAGCATCTGCCCCCGGCGGTTCTCGGCCAGGTGCATGCCATATTCCGGCATTATTCCGGTGATGGCGGCGTAAAACACCATATTGGCCGGGTCCCGATTAACCCTGGCTCCCAGCATGATATTGGCGTAGGCGGCATGATTGGATTCCGCCGTCACATGGAACTCGCCGAACCTTGGCGGGGTGAGGTGCATATACGGGATGCACGTCGGGATCACCTGCACCCCCATGTCTTTCAGGGCCTCATGTACCGGTCTCATGGCGGCATACACCTCGCCGGCTGGCATCATGACCTGATAATGCCAGGGCATCCCCTGGTCATGGACCAGTTCGTCGGCCATAACGGTGCTTTCCACCGTGGTTGGCACGGCGACCTTCGCTCCCAGGGCGGCGAATTCCTCGTAAAGCGGCCAGCTGCCGATCACCAGATCATAGTTTTTCCAATCGGAAAAGACATGGGCCGAACAAATCGGCACCATACGCTTCGAAGCCATACCTTGCCCGAACTCTACCAACCGCTCCATGGCGGCCTGCTTGGCTCGACCGTGCTTGCCGTACAGCATCTCTTCCTCATAAAAAGTGAGTTTCAGGCTGTCCTGCGGCCATATCCGGCGTTTTTGAGCGACTGGCTTCGACGGGCCCGACCATTGGCCGGTGTCTCCAGAAGGAGTTCCGGTTCCTGCAGGGCAAATCTCGACAATGGCCTCACCGCCGGCTTCGGGAGCATTGATCCTGACAAGGTCACCCGATTTGATCTCCTGGCAGGGATCCTGGTCGAAACCGTCCACCGCCGGGATTTGGGCGTCCACGGCCCCACCCACGCTGATGGGATGCACCCTGCGGCAGATCAACGCCAGGGGGCCGGTTTGCTTGATTCTGGATTTGAAATACAATCCCAAAGCTCCGCCGGTGGAAAAGATGTCGGTATCGTAGACGATGATCTTGCCCGCATAAGACTGGCCCTTAAGAGGGTGGCCGTTCATGCGGATCACGCCGTCCGAACCTATGGCATTGACCAGATGGCTCAGTTTCTCAGAAGTGACCAAAGCCTCGCCTGAAACGGCTCCGGCGACTCGGGTAATGCCCTGCAATTTTTTGACGTGCTTATCCATCAGACTCCTCTCCTCTTATTTGTTTATCGGATAATGGGAGGAGAAACTTAATGAAATTATGCAGCTATCAGTTTTCAGTTTAAAGATTACATTCAGCCGGTTGGCACAGAAAGAAGGATTCTACGGGGATGTTGGCAAATTATGTTTCAGTATTGCTTTTGCTGAAGGCTGATTGCTGAACGCCAACACTCATGATGAAGAATCAATTATCCTGGAGCCGGTTAGACAAGCCAATCATAACGAGGCCGAGGCGGATAGTGTTTTGAGCGCTCTGATCTACACCGTAACCGCCACCTTGCAGGGGCAAAACTGGTATTTGTCCCAAACAATTGGAGGGTTAAAAAATATTTAGCGTTATCAGGTGGTGTTATGGACAAGAATTCTTTTAAAAAGATATAATTGCTTGTATACTTTTAAAAAAACAGTGGGCAGCGGGCGGTGAGCAGAAAAAGCACTATTGTGAATAGCCGCCATCGTTCTGTTTTATGCTTCGTTGTGTTCCTTAGAACATGAAAACTTGTAAATTATGAAAAAGATTCTGGTATGCTGGCTGGGCGGGACCGACTTGCGAGCCATGCGGGAGCCTGAGCAGGTGGGATTAGGACCTATCGGGGAAGCGGTCAAAACTCGGTCCTACGATGTGGTGACCATTCTCAATAATTACCCGCCTCAGGACGCCAAGGGGTACCCGGAATGGCTGGCCGGACTAACGGCCGCCAAGATCACCTTACACCATGAAAAGCTTTCCACCCCTACTCACTTCGGCGACATCTACCAGGCGGCGGTCAAACGGGTCGCTGAGCTCAGAAAAACGTATGGCGAAGATCTCAACTTTACCTTTCATCTGAGCCCAGGGACACCGGCCATGGCGGCGGTCTGGATCATCCTGGCCAAAACTCGATTTCCCGCCGAACTGATCGAGTCTTCCCGAGAGCATGGCATCTGCACCGCCTCAGTCCCTTTGGATATTTCCGCAGAATTCATCCCTGATCT is a window from the Desulfobacca acetoxidans DSM 11109 genome containing:
- a CDS encoding HU family DNA-binding protein, producing MVALAEAEKALNTLIQTIITTLQAGGRLSLPGFGVFSLSKRPAQSGLGSMTPLTLQPIPHPSFFLNQ
- a CDS encoding aminotransferase-like domain-containing protein translates to MDNLFSDRIADVPRSFIREILKVAIDPSVISFAGGLPNRNLFPVAELRAAANRVFDTVGQEALQYANSEGLLGLREYISHRYREKQGLEISPDNILITNGSQQGLDLLGKTFLNRGDDVIIEEPGYLGAIQALSLYRARFHPVPITDDGMAMDRLREVLATRKPKLMYLVPNFQNPAGITYTDQNREAVAELVQGRNILLVEDDPYRELRFTGTHQTSFRKLLPDQAILLGSFSKIIAPGLRLGWVAAPARIMPKLIVAKQASDLHSNHFAQRLIWQYLADNDIDSHIRTIVQVYSRQQQSMVRGIKTYLPATVGHTHPAGGMFIWLTLPQGISSKRLFDLAIQDKVAFVPGSPFYVDRLETDTLRLNFSCVDEETIGIGMQRLGRAVEKLLEQVNG
- a CDS encoding 4Fe-4S binding protein, producing the protein MDIFERLARKLDELPQGFPHTESGVELRILRHIFDEEDAAMALKLTPRFETAEDIARRLEQPVAETRTRLDEMAIKGQIGSFKMGGHQMYRLMPFVIGIYEQQRQSRLTHELVHLFEEYLPMLSQVAGGHPPHVARVIPAHGAISPELVLLPHEDIRQIIDRAKSFRVQDCICRREQALLGKQCHHATKTCLQFSMEADAYAYFKLDGDIITREDALKIAIEAENEGLVHTTHNVKDLPAGFLCNCCSCCCGLIRSLKEYHSPFVLAKSNYVAHIDPDSCQACGVCRDERCPMDAIEEGEGVYQVIDNRCIGCGVCVITCPGEAIALVARSEADRDLIAQDMQDWGQKKLER
- a CDS encoding AbrB/MazE/SpoVT family DNA-binding domain-containing protein, with protein sequence MRKVVISEKGQICIPSSLRQRFGLQKGDRLAVEESDGAIILRPLPRHPLLALRGKLKGAGDEKLTDLLLQERTVDREREQR
- a CDS encoding type II toxin-antitoxin system VapC family toxin — translated: MSARKYVLDSYAILALVEDEPGAQAVAAIILNEKAEPYLSIINLGEAYYIVLRRQGKDAAAELGHAVRQEDRLVIAEATWPRVKAAAGIKAGGGLAYADAFGLGLAQELGACLVTGDPELRVAAAKVNVELLWIGR
- a CDS encoding aconitase X, which produces MDKHVKKLQGITRVAGAVSGEALVTSEKLSHLVNAIGSDGVIRMNGHPLKGQSYAGKIIVYDTDIFSTGGALGLYFKSRIKQTGPLALICRRVHPISVGGAVDAQIPAVDGFDQDPCQEIKSGDLVRINAPEAGGEAIVEICPAGTGTPSGDTGQWSGPSKPVAQKRRIWPQDSLKLTFYEEEMLYGKHGRAKQAAMERLVEFGQGMASKRMVPICSAHVFSDWKNYDLVIGSWPLYEEFAALGAKVAVPTTVESTVMADELVHDQGMPWHYQVMMPAGEVYAAMRPVHEALKDMGVQVIPTCIPYMHLTPPRFGEFHVTAESNHAAYANIMLGARVNRDPANMVFYAAITGIMPEYGMHLAENRRGQMLFEVAPDLLPELQDVGDYVALGGAIGFRAVDRVPVVLGLNHLSNEQGKAFCACVSPALTYPMMHIVGVTPEARTMEEAFGGPIPKDVERISIGKQEIRELFHNTRQTDRQDIDVGVIGCPFLTFQELAGLAELLDGRTVKKRLWLYTDYVFYSAAKKAGLLARIEKSGARVVHSCCPGMIIRDASAAESLVYATDSLKVARLMSGIGWPKNWLGTRRDVVNAAITGRFEPSRWL
- a CDS encoding bile acid:sodium symporter family protein, which codes for MHLAQLAHLLIFIWLICLMFQVGLSVTVTQILASCQEARVLMRGLVVNLCLVPLFGFGLLLLFKAESLLSVGFLIAICFSGAPMGPAFTGFARGDVPFAIGLMVLLAFLTPLISPAVLSLLMGFLTKSQKIEIDYVQIVTPIFVGQFLPLGMGLTVNSLTPGCAGKVLAPVKMINKFLMLAVCVLVVATEYKTLKIFGIKAAIGIPALFAASAIAGWWLGGPGKGKRKAVMFNTTIRNASVALVIASGNFPGTPALAATFAYSLFSAVGTVLLIFLVRKTCDVTG